GGATACTGTGCATGTTGAGCTTCTCCACATACTCGTGCTGCCGAAGCCATCTGTGGGGCAGCCAGTGAGGACATCAGTGCCACAGACCTCTGGCCACTGGCTCGGCAAGGGTCCCTCATGCAGGGAAACCTGCTCCTCTAACCCCCAACCCCACACTGTGCTCTGAGCCTGAGGCCTTAGCTCCACTGGGAGAGCCCTGCACTCCTGCCAGCAACACCCTCACTGGGGACACAACAGAACCAGGGGAGCCTCTCCATCAGCCCTACCCTCAGAGGCCCTCCAATCTCTCCCAGATCTGGGACACTTCCTTACCCTAGGCTCTCCAATCTCTCCCAGTTCTTCCAGGAATGCTCCAGAATTGCACCCTCTTCtctcaccccaccccaccctGATCCTCTGGGCTCACCTCAAACCCAGCACTCCTCCTCTCTATCCTAAACCTTCTGGGGACCCCTCCTTACCCCCACCGTGAACCCGGGGAAGGCCCCAGAACTGGGCCCCCTCCTGTCCTCCACCATCCCCAAAGGGGACCCCCCCCAAATGTAAAGACCCGCTTTCGTGTTCCCCCCCcagacaccctggggacaccccatGGCCAGGTCCCCGCACTCCTGCCCGCCGATGTCCCgcagctcagagccctgcagggcctgCACTAGCGCCTCGGCCTCGGCGGGGGACAGCAGCGCTGGGGCGGCAGCCATGGCGTCCGCGTCGCTGTGGTAACGGCGCCGCCGCTACCGCCCCCTGCCGGCGTGGAGGACTCGCTGCGGGCCGGCTGCAGCCGCGGCGCGGGGCCGCCTCTAGTGCCCCCTGGCGGCGCGGAGGATCCAGCGGGGCGCTCCGGGGACACGTTAGGGGGGACACACCGGGGATGCGTGGGGTGACAAAGCTATAGTGAGCGCCATCGCTGCCATCACTTCCAGCACACGATGATGTTGGGGTCGTTCTCCAGGCGCTCATCCAGCTCCTTGTAACTCATGCCTGAGGAGTAAGACAGTGGGCTGTCAGTGTGGTGTCAGCGGGGTGCccagcagcagtgtcagagGGCTGGGTGGggtccctgagccctgcccctggcagcaTGGGCTTGGCAGCCTGACTTGGAGAAGAGCCTGGCCCACactcctgtccccctgcagtCTGAAGGCTCCCAAAGGGGCAAGAATCCAGGAGCGGTGCACAGCTGTGGGCACGCAGACATTCTTGTGTCTCCCACCAACCCTGGGGCCCACACGGAGCAGAGGATCCTCTGGGTCCTACGGCTCCATACCAGTCTTGCAGCAGATCTCATCGTAGCTGTGGCAGCCCGTGTACAGCCGGGCTGGGTGGCTCCGCTCATCCCGGGCCACCTTGACTGGGTATTTCTGGAGCCGCCGGATAAGGCCCTTCATCAAACCAAACTGGATCAGCCTCCTGGGGATGAGGAGGGAAGAGAATGGAGCCACAATGCTGAGGTGCCAAATAGCCCAGCTCCTCACATTCTCTTCTGTTCCACATGCCCCACCACTGTGTGAGTACTGGGTGAGTACTTCCTGCGCACTCtctctgccaccctcagtgtCACCACTGCCCTCAGGGACCAATCAGGAGGGCTCTGACCTCTCATCCactctctggagctgcagggtgtAACGGGAGATCAGGTCTCGCACAGTGgtgccagggctcagcccaCAGTACAGCTGGAAGACATCCCTGAGGCTGGCTCGCTTGTGCCCTGCAAGGACAAGTCACCAGTCAGctgccctgtccccctgccTGGGCCAGCATCCCCAGGCAGAGTCACTGTACCTTGTTTGGTGACATAGGACAGACACTCTTCCTGGAGGCACTTGTCATCCACCAGGTCCTGAACCTTCGGTGTGGTGCAGTAGACATTGGAGTACTGGAGAATGATGGAaaaccagctctgctcagctgtagCTCTGAGACAGGCCCAGCCCACTCCTACCCTGCTGTTTCCCCTCCACAGCCACCCtgacagcacagccactgcccaaaccctgctcacagccccctGCACCACGGCCTGACCCACCTGGAGTATGGAGACAAGTGTGACAACCCCGTAGTACCTGCAGATGGACAGGAGAAGGTGAGAGATGCTCTCTGGCAGCACCCTCCCCCCTCCTCGGGCTGTCCAGCCCCTCCAGGCACTCACAGCAGGTTCTGCACAGCAATGCGCACCAAGTTCAGCTCCACGTCGGCTTCCGCCGAAATCTTCTGCACGTGCCGAAATCCATCAATGTAGGGCAGGatctgggagaggagaaggcaaGAGTTAAAAGGAAGAGAGCAGTGAGGCACCACCCTGAAGGCCAAGCTCCCCTGCACCTGGGAGCACCTGGGATGGGCAGGCTCCACCCCCAGGAGCACTTTAACCTTGTGATGGTCAATGATTTGCTCACAGGCCCAAGCACAAAGACAAGGGCAGCACCAAACTGCGCTCATTAACGTGGTGATCTCCACAACAGCCCAACTCTCACAATGGTCTGGAAACAGATCCCCTTCAAAGCGTCAAGCTCACGGACCTGCTGCGTGGTGAGATCCCACTGGGAGTTGAAGAAGTCATCCTTGTCTTGGGTGAAGACAGGGACATCGTACTCCTGCACGATGGGGGGATCCGGGCGCTGCTCGATCACCTTCAGGTGGATGGTGTTTGACTCATCtgcccagggaaaggggaaggctCAATCTCCACGGAAACCAGTGCTCCCTCAGGAGCTTGCAACCATCAATCCCAGGACACCACAGTGTCACACAGAACAAGATGTTTGCAGCCCATAACCCCATCCCACCCATCCCTTGGATACAGGTAGGGCCAGGCTGGCTCAGATACCCCTGCTCCAAGCACAGAcaagcagggagctgctgggagcagcacaggcacagccgACCTGGGCAGGGAATGGCCCAGCTGTCTCCCATCTCTGCCCTGTCCTTGCCATACCTATGGGCAGGGTGCACTTCCCTTTGGCattcagctcctccagcaggatGGTCATGATGGGGACCAGCTTCTGTTTACTCTCCTCGTTGGAGATGAATCCACTTTCCAGCTGAAGAGAGCAAAATGTCAAGTCAGCTCCTCCCCCGAGGACTGCTGCCTACAGGAGCCCAGATCCTGTTGTCCTTCAAAATTGAAGTGATCTGCAGGAAACCAGCACAATCCCCTCCTCTCTGTAAGACCAGCCCCAGGACCAGCAATGCCCAGTGGCCCCCAACATGCTCCAGGACACTACTGAGGTGCCCGCGCTCTGTGGGCTGGATTGGGAAGCAGCCTGGCCGTGCCCAGGCCTCACCTCGAGGGTGGTGAGGTAGCCAGCCAGCTTCTTCACAATGGGCTCCAGCGCACAGGCCTTGGCTCTGGCATCACACACAAAGCCCAGGTTGAAGAGCAGAGCATTCCGGCTGTACTTCTTGTGCTCGATGCACACGGGGCAGCCGATCAGCTTCTTCTCCATGGCCGTCCTGTGAGGAGACACGTGTGACCTGCACCTACGCCCTCAGGGAGGCTCCAGTGCCCCACAGGGATGGTTCCCAGGTGGCTCTGGAGGTACGGGCTTTTTAACCTTGCAGGAAAAATGATGCCTAAGCCCTACATGCTCAGAGTGCAAATCACAGtctgaagaaagagagaaggggGAAACGGGGAAAGAGTCAGCCCTCAGGAGAGGaaacagcacagctctcagTCAGACTTGTGACGTTCCTGGATTTAAAGCTGTCAAAGCAGCAGATGCAGCACCAGCCACCCCCAAAATGTACCTCTGCAGGGGTACCTGGGGGCACCGCGGTGACCCTGCGGGCCCCGGGCCAGGAGCCCGGTGCTGGCACTGTCACTATGGAGCCCGGCGGGACAGCGGggccccggggcagggccggggctcTGCCCGCACTCACACGGTGATCAGCTTGTTCTGCAGCTCGGGCTTCGTGATGACGTACACCTGGATGGTGTCAAACAGCTCCCGGGAGATGAAGTCCTCGGGGACCTGCGGCGGCACAGGAGGCTCAGTTCCAGCCGAGCCCCGTCCCTCTCCGGGGAGCACCCACCTCGGCCCCGGTACCCCCTTCCCCCCCATGGCCCAGCCCCAGTCCCCCGCCGCAGGCAGGCGCTGCGGGCCCCGGGCCGATCGCCCCGCACCTGGTAGGTGATTTTGGGCCCCAGCGTGGGGTGGAATTCGCTGAAGAACACGCACTCGATGCGGCCACCCATGGCGGGACGCCGAGCAGCCCAGAACACCGGGCCCAGACCCGCCGGCCACCGTAGCGCCGGACCCGCGGAATCACACGGCCGCGCGGCGGGGGGCGGGCCCTCGCATTGAGCGACAGCGCTTCCCGCCACTCAGCGGCGGCGCAGTGACGAGGGGGCGGGGCTTTAGCACTGACGGACAGACCGTTTCGGCCAATCGGAGCCCGCGCCGCGGCCTGGCCATGTCGGCGGCGGCGGTTCTGCCCGCCCGGCCAACATGGCCCTGACGGCCGAGACCGAGTCCCGCCTGTACCGCTCGCTGCGCGTGGCCGCGGGCGCCGCCGCGCACCTGGTTGCGCTGGGATTCCCCGTCGCCGTGGCCGTGCTGGCGCGGCCCGGATCCAGTGAGTGCCggtggggccggggccggggacGCGGGGAGGGCCGGATGTCTCAGCTCACCTCACCCTGCGCTTCCCTTCCAGGTCTCTTCTCCTGGCACCCGCTGCTGATGGCCCTCGCGGTAAGTGCCGCCCCCCCGGTCACCACCCCGCTGCCGTGGGACAGTCAGGGCCCGTGCCGGCCGAGTCCCTGGGTGGTGGGTGCCGAGCCGCGGAAGGCCCCGGGCGGTGAGGCGTTTGGCCGGCACCAATCCCGCTGCCCTCTGCCCCCTAGTTCTCCTTCCTGATGACCGAAGCGCTGCTGATCTTCTCCCCGGAGACCTCGCTGCTGCGCTCCTTCTCCCGCAAAATCCGAGTGCGGGCGCACTGGGCCCTGCAGCTGCTCGCCCTGCTCTGCGCGCTCCTGGGGCTGGCAATCATTACCTACAACAAGCACCTGAACGGCAAGGGCCACTTTGTCACCTGGCACGGGCTGACGGGGCTGCTGGCCGTGCTGTACACCGGCGGGCAGTGTGCCGGGGGCGTGCTCCTGCTCTACCCCAAGCTGATGAAGAACTGGACGCTGGCCAAGCTGAAGCTGTACCACGCCACTTCAGGGCTGGTGGGAtacctgctgggctctgccagcctgaTGTTGGGCATGTGCTCCCTGTGGTTCACCACCACGGTGACCGGTGCCTCGTGGTACCTCGCTATGCTGTGTCCCCTTGTCACCAGCCTGGTTATCATGAACCAGGTGAGCAATGCATACCTGTACCGCAAGCGGAGCCAGCACTGAGGGCTTGGTGCTGACCTGAACTTCCCAGAGCGAGCTGGGTCTCCCCTTGGAGGCCCCCTGCTCGCACAGTGTCTCCTTGGAACTTGGTTTCTACCTACTCATCTTTTGTTAGTCCTGGATTGTCCATAGTGTCTtgtccctggggagcagctgtgATGTGTGTGACACCTCACCCCTGCCTGGGTGGGGATGTTCCTCAGCACAGGTGAAGCTGCCGGGCCCCACGGCAGCTTGGTGCTCAGTGGTGGGAAATAGAGGGCTCACTCAGgattcctgctccttttcccttcccacgCAGGGCTGCTTTGGaatgggcaggacaggagccatCCTggtgaggagggcagggagtCCCCTCCGtcccaggaggctgcagcaggcgCCACACTGCCTCTCTGCCATGGGGGCAGTTTGGCCAGGAAAGCACAGGGCACGGTTGTGGCttcagccctggcagggctggggcagggtggcGGCACCCGAGCAACGGTACAGCAACACGTGTGTCCCCATGGCACGGGCGCTCCCTGGGATCAGAGcgggcagctctgccccaaaGCCCTGGGTCTGGGCACCCACTGCCACGCACAAACCCCTCTAAACCCCTCCTCCGTGGGCTGGGCTCGGCCTGGTGGAGTGGGGTCAGTTTACAGAGCAAATTACTGAGCCGGGCTGTGAACCTGCAGTCAGCAAGTCATAGGGAACAGCGTGAGCACGGGGGAGGCACAGACCTGGGCGATGCACCCTTGGGAAGGCAGGAAGAAACCTCCTTGCTGGCACAACAGCCTTCCTTCCAACACGCATCCTGCTCCCggcagggctggagagctgggagcgGCTCCCAGGCTGAAAAATTCCTCTGTATCCAGAGCTTTTATTCAATAAAAATTTCAGGCAGCTAGAGTGCAACAAGCCCTCTTTACTCCTTGGGCAGAATGACTTTTGGGGTGCAGGCAGTTATCTCCCCCTGCAGATTTCCCACATCCTGCTGGGAGCACCTGGGAAGAaaccccctccccagcctcttGACAAGAGCCCccgggagctgctctgggccaggcCCCTCATCCTGCCcatgctctgctgcaggagacaATGCTTTCAAAGAACTCTTTATTGATACCCAAACATCTGTCTTCTTCCCATTTGACAAAACCTTCTTGTGTggtcctttaaaaaaataatcatgacACTGCAGATCCACGTCCTGGGCTGGGAATTGCCCACGGGATCAGGAGCTGTGGAGGTTGTCACAGGGAGCATCCTCtccatccaggaaaaaaaccccatcaacacagagggagggaaaagaaaggggagTCCATATTCTACCTGCAGGAAAGAGAACCTGCTGCCAGAGGAAGCAGCTAGAGCCCCACTGTAAAATTAATTCCAGCTTTTAGTGTAATCTGGCAAACGGATTAGCCAGGGAGCAGccaagggcagcagctccttgaagggggagggggcaggAGACCAAGGAGGAGAGAATCCTCACCATGCAAagcctggagctggcagtgctggagcaccACCACGAGGGGCTGGGTGGCCTCTTCCTGCCCAGTGTCCTGTCCCTTCCTACCCAACAAACTTCTCGCTGGTCCCGGCGAGCTCCTGCTGGGGCGGGGGGAGGCTCCCCAAGGGAAAGGCATTTGGAAAAGAAACCCACTAGCCTTCCCATTGCCTCAGTTAGGGACAAAACTAccttcagaaagaagaaagtaagTGTTGAGTGCTCTGGccaagccctggcacagaggagaaGCTGACTTGGATCCCACAAGGGCCAGCACAGCGGCTTGGGGCTGGGATCAGCCCCGTGTCCCTCTCCCAGAACAGCCCCCGCTGCCTGTGCCGACTCCACGGCCTGCCCTGCGCTGAGGGGAGCGGCTCCAGGAATCCCTGTCCTCACAGGGGTGGCAGTATCACTGTCCCGTCCCGGGTGCCTGTCCAGCAGCAGCGAAGCCTTGGAATGAGGTATCCCCCTGCCTGTGCCGCGGGAGGAGTCCCCGCTCCCGGCCGTGGGAGACACGAGAGGGATTAGCAGCTCTCCAACGGAGACAGGGCGGGAAGGGGGCCGGTCACAGCTGGGCCGGGGCGTCCTGGAAGCTGATGAGGTTGGACTCCTGGCCAGGGCTCTTCCCGGCCGTGCCAGAGTCAGGCAGCAGTGGGCTGCTAGCCTtcgctgctgccgccgcctcctcatcatcatcctccATGCTGGGCCAGGCTGATTGGTCCTCCACTCGCTTCAGCCGCTCGTTCAAAGCCTTCAGggccagctgcctgcaggacaAGGGCACGTGGGCAGGTTAACCCCGGGTCAACGGCTCTGCCCCATGGGGCACTGTGCAAGTCAGTCCCTGGCTtcttcccagcaggaaagaGTGGATTCAGTAGTGCTGGGGAAGACCTGGAGCGCCTacagctgctgcacagaaatCCACTCTGGCTCTCAGACTACTCAGAGTTTTCATGCTACGTGGTGCAACTGCAGGCTGTCAGAACGGCGGCAGCTCCGGGAATGGGGAATAAAGGCATAAagcagggcagggcaaaggGAGCACCAGCACcctgtccaaaccctcctgccaGAAATCAGGAAGgccagtgctggctgtgctggaggactAGGGTGTGGGGTTGACTCACTGCCCTCCCCTGGGCCAGGGTGAGCTGGTGGAATGCTGCCGGGAGCAGGGGTTGTCACCGTCCCAGGCTGTCTCTCTTTCATCTGCAGGGATCCCTAACCCTGTCTACCCCTTACCCAGGATCTCCCCTGCCTTTCCATCGTTGCCCCACATTCAGAAGAGCAGGATAATGTCCCACCAGCTCCCTGGAATGCTCCTCACCACCTCCGTGGCAGGGCAGTCCCCAGCAGACCGCACGGAGAAGGGCCCTCCTGAGCCCCTGAACCTACATCTCCCCTCTCCTTGTTTGGATTTTAAACCGTACCCTCCCCGTCCCTAAACACGATCCtcatgggcagggcaggggttACCTTCTTCTCTCGGCGTCCTGGGGGTCTGTCCCCGGCAGGCTGATGGTGATGGAGGACGGGGCACCCACGTCGTAGCGCTTGACGGTCTTGCGGCACAACCGCACCTTCACCAGCATGCTGTGCACCAAGTTGGCCACCAGACCCACCACGGGCTGCAGGATCTCGGGGAAGAAAGTGGCAAAGGCGAAGTGGTCGCTCATGTCTCCGCGGCCTCTACTGTGCCGCTGGTAGAAGCGGAGATAGACccagctggagaggagcccgAAGCCGTACGAGGCCAGTACATTGCTCTCGACGAGCGCAGCGAGCcgcagcagagccaggaggaggagcaggagcatgGGGACAGCTTTCATTCTGACCTGAGGCACCTTCAGTACGGTGCCGTCCCCCATCGTCTGCTTGAGGGCTACCAAGACCCCCCCGAGGAAGCCCAGCCCGCCGTGGATGCGGACGACGAACAGATAGTCGAGGTCGAAGGAGGCCACATAGGTGAGGAAGTAGGCGAGGGCTGCCAGGAGCCCCACGGAGATGTTCACCACGGCGAAGAAGACGAGGAGCTCCAGCGCGCcccagaggggctccaggagcCGCCCGGCCGCCCCCAGCGTGGCCAGGCCGGCCACCAGCCCCCAGGCGCGCTTCTCCACCAGCCCGTGCGTCAGCAGCGTCCACACCCAGAAGTTGGGGGGCAGGAGGTAGCCGGGCGTCACCCCCAGCCAGAAGGCCGTGTCCAGCCCGAAGGACAGCAGGTACAGCAGCACCACGGCGACGCTCAGCGACTTCACCACCACGCTGGTACCGGCCAGCGCCGCCAGGAAGTGCTGCCGGGCCACGGGCAGGTACCGCCGCATCTTCGGCCCCGCGGGCGGGacgcggcggccccgcgggggCTGCCCGGCCCCACCCGCCCGCCTCCCCGCGCGGCCCCCGGCCGGCCCCGGTCCCTGCCCCGGTCCCTCCCTCCTTCCGCCGCCGCCTCGGCACAGGCCGCGCTCGGACCCTccgctgggccgggccgggcgcggaCAAACAGCGCCGCTGCGCATGCGCGGAACgggggcgcgggggcggggccgcggcgggggcggggccagggcgCCGCGGGGCACTTCGGGACATGTAGTCCCGCCACGTGGGCAGCGCGGGGCAACGCGGGACGCACGGACACGGAGGGGAGACACGGACACGGGAGGGCATGGGGCAAACGAGCGGCACGGCCGTgggggaggggacacgggcacggGGCGATGCGGAGGCAGGTGGGACACGGACACGGCGGGACGTGGGGTGGCAGAACCCGGTCATGGGGCGTGAAGGACACAGTCGTGGGGATGCGTACATGGAGGGCACAGATCCTGGGAGATGGGGATATGGACATCGGTGGGCTGAACACgggggacacttggggacactgACCCCCTAAAAGAGGGGGACATGGGTGTGGGGACACGGGCATGGCGTGGGGCGGGTGACACACTCCTGCGGGAACACAGGAAGATGGGGGAGCtgagcccctgctgccccccagcccctcctgtgcAGCGTGCGCGGTTCTGTGAACCCGCGGCTCTGcggtgtccctgtgtgtcccctgtccctgcccccaGAGGTGCAGCAGGTATGAGGGCAGTGTCCCACCTGCAGGAGCCCCTCGATGTCCCGTGGCCCCCCCCACATGCTGTGCCCCCCCAGCCGTGCCCACGTCCCCGGGCAATGATGCAGCCACCGCCTGTGAAGTGAAAATATGAACATTATTTAATAACTGAGTCTCTGTAATAAaccatttgaaaatattttacaaggaGTCACACGCACGATATCTTAcaaattgtctttttgttggtttttttttttttagttttccaaCTCTTctgtacaaaacaaaacaaaaacaaaagcaaagaaattaaaaataaattaaagaaaatcaattaaaaacCCAATGCCTTTGAATGAGCAGAGAGAAGCTTTCgggtggggacagggcaggaggtgaCCCCGGCGGGACAGGGGGCCCGGGGCCACGCCGCCCCTTCATCTCATTGGTTTTTAACTTAAAATAGactatatatgtatatatttataggTATGTATAGTGGTGGTTTTCTGGCAGAGCACCTAACTAGACTACAGAAGTACACACACTCCCGGTAACACAGAGCCATCTGTTCAAACACGGTTCCCAGAGACAGTAACCAAACACACACTGAAAAAGCTACAAGCAGAATGACCATTAATTACCCCCAGCATTAATTAGCGCCTGGcgccctccccagcccccccGGGGTGGCCATGCTGAGGGGGCTCCCCTGGCCCCGGTTGATGGGGTGGCTCTGAGCGGGGTGCCCCGGGGGGGGTGAGGGTCCCCAAGGCTGCCCAGGGACCCCCGGCACTGCCGGGAGCAGCGGGGGGCGAGAGGGGACGGCGCCCTAGGGTGTCACAGCTGTCACCCTGCTCCGCGCCCCTCCAGCCCCGCGGCACCTCTTCTGGCTGGGTTTGTGGGGTGCAGCGGGGTCTGTGGggtgccagggctcagcagccGTGCCGTCCCCCTCCTTGGCACCCAGTGGATTGACTGGGGGGGGCAACACGCCCCGGCGtgagccccagcccctgggacaCCGCTGCgtgtccccaggcagcaggaCCCGGCGCCCCGGGGCACGGGCACCCGGCACGGCGCTGCTGGGGACATGTGGCACCTCCCGCCTCTGTTTGGCACTCGAGGACGTGCGGCACGTCCCTCGGTGGGGCGTGTGGCGTGACCCACTCGAGGACACAGCGGGGCACGTCCCCCAGGGGACAAGCAGCACGTCCCCTCGGCCAGGGCGGTTTCTTTGGCAGGGCAAGGGGCTCCGGGCAGGACTGGGGATGGGGGGCAGGGCCGAGCGGGCAGGATTCACAGTGATCTGCAGAACGGAAAAGAAAcgaaatactttttttccccctccttttcaCCCCAGTATCTGTGCCCAAGAACGGCTGAGCCTAGCGCAGGGACCGGGGCTCCATCGCTCCCCGGCGCAGGCAAAAGGCCACTGCCCTccgctcccagccccagcccgcaGGgagtggtttttattttttcttttttctcttttctcttttttttgtattttctcttttcttttctttcttttcttttctcttttattttctttttttcccttttatcttatttctcttttcatttctattttcttttcttttttcttttcttttttcttttctcttcttttattttccctccccacccccccaccgctttatttatttaattttttttctttttttttttttttttcccatgtgtcCTCGTTACCGACAATAAACCCCGCCGGTCTCCAGGTGAGAATGTTGGAAACTCGATGTAGAAATACTGCTTTAAAATCTTCAGGCTAAAAAAATAGGCGAGATGGATGGAGGGGTCGTGGGCGGACGACACCGACGCCACTTTTCCAAGTCCGAGCGGCCGGGAGGGCGCGGCGCCGGTCCCCGCTCAGCCGGGGAGCCCCTGCCCGCAGCCGCCTCCTCTTTGGCTGCGGCCGCTGGGGAGAGCGGGGCGGCACCGTGGGGTCCCCGGGGCGGCACCGTGGGGTCCCCGGGGCGGCACCGTGGGGTCCCCGAGGCGGCGGAGGGGACGTCGCTCCCCCTCCACCGGGCCGGGGATGGGCATGGAGATGGAGgttgaaagaaaagagagctgGCGGGGGCGGCCAGGGGGCTAAAGGCAGGCGGCCGGGGGCAGTGGGTGCCGGCTGGTGCTGGAgtagaggagcagcagctgcagcgaGAGCAGGACCCCCAGGGACGGGGAGAAGGAAGCCCCTCGGCCGCAGTCTGAGGTATCTTCCTGAGTGGGTGAAGAGAGAGGGGCCATGGGGCACCCCCGGCAGTGCCCTGGCACCCCAGGGGCACCCACTGCCCTGGTGGGGGCGtctgccacctccctgcagccctgagagcCCCCTGCCCGACAGCACAGCCCCCGGGAACGgcccctggtgctgctctcaCAGGGACCCCCGTGGCTCTGCTCTTTCCCCCAGGAGGGCACTCCATGGCATTACTCTCCTGGGGACCCCTCATAGCTGTGATCTCCCCAGGGAACACCTCAGGGCTCCTGACCACTCCTCCCAGGGCTCCAAACCCCCATCAGAAGGGTTcccccacagcactgcaccCCTGGGGATCTCCTCATGGCTCTGTTCCCCTTGGGGACACCCCATGGCTCTGCTCCCCCCAGGGAGAGCACTCACCTTTCCATTTCCCCTTCAGGGATGAacctctcagctctgctcccctgggaTTCCCCCCATGGTTCCACTCCCCACTGCCCAGATTTCCCTCAGGGGAGCaccccacagggctctgctccccccGTGGCTCTGCTCCCCCCACCAGAGGATACGCattgtccccatccctccccaggggccagccctggctctgctccccccTGCACCCCACGTACTGTTGCATTGTAGTCAAAGCAGATGTGGGGGCCTTTCCGGTAGCGGGGCCTGTCCACGAGCTCACACTGGTTGGGGTCCCTCGGGGGGGCTTCGCAGGTCAAGGAAACCACCAGGAACAGGGCAGTGGGGGCTTGTagagcacccccagcccctttGGCCACAGGCCAGCTCCCTCCACCCCTACCAAACTCCACAGGTCCATACccctctgcctgtcccacagACCCCATGTGTCCCCCCATCCCGCTGCCACCACATCCCAGTGAGATGCAGCTGAGACATCAAAGGATACCTCTtacctctgcctgcagcagcttgACAGACTCACACTGGCTGCAGAGGGGCTTGTCAGCCACCACGAAGAGCAGGTTGGTATTGGCCAGTCTCTGTGCATGGAAGAGCCTGGGGTGCGAAGGCAGTGGGACCCTACTTACTCTGTGCCCCAATCccccccagctcccagtgccagccctgctggcacctGGCTCTGGGGAGGCTGaaccagcagcatctcc
This is a stretch of genomic DNA from Sylvia atricapilla isolate bSylAtr1 chromosome 11, bSylAtr1.pri, whole genome shotgun sequence. It encodes these proteins:
- the NPRL2 gene encoding GATOR1 complex protein NPRL2 isoform X1, producing MGGRIECVFFSEFHPTLGPKITYQVPEDFISRELFDTIQVYVITKPELQNKLITVTAMEKKLIGCPVCIEHKKYSRNALLFNLGFVCDARAKACALEPIVKKLAGYLTTLELESGFISNEESKQKLVPIMTILLEELNAKGKCTLPIDESNTIHLKVIEQRPDPPIVQEYDVPVFTQDKDDFFNSQWDLTTQQILPYIDGFRHVQKISAEADVELNLVRIAVQNLLYYGVVTLVSILQYSNVYCTTPKVQDLVDDKCLQEECLSYVTKQGHKRASLRDVFQLYCGLSPGTTVRDLISRYTLQLQRVDERRLIQFGLMKGLIRRLQKYPVKVARDERSHPARLYTGCHSYDEICCKTGMSYKELDERLENDPNIIVCWK
- the NPRL2 gene encoding GATOR1 complex protein NPRL2 isoform X2 — protein: MEKKLIGCPVCIEHKKYSRNALLFNLGFVCDARAKACALEPIVKKLAGYLTTLELESGFISNEESKQKLVPIMTILLEELNAKGKCTLPIDESNTIHLKVIEQRPDPPIVQEYDVPVFTQDKDDFFNSQWDLTTQQILPYIDGFRHVQKISAEADVELNLVRIAVQNLLYYGVVTLVSILQYSNVYCTTPKVQDLVDDKCLQEECLSYVTKQGHKRASLRDVFQLYCGLSPGTTVRDLISRYTLQLQRVDERRLIQFGLMKGLIRRLQKYPVKVARDERSHPARLYTGCHSYDEICCKTGMSYKELDERLENDPNIIVCWK
- the CYB561D2 gene encoding transmembrane reductase CYB561D2 isoform X2, yielding MALTAETESRLYRSLRVAAGAAAHLVALGFPVAVAVLARPGSSLFSWHPLLMALAFSFLMTEALLIFSPETSLLRSFSRKIRVRAHWALQLLALLCALLGLAIITYNKHLNGKGHFVTWHGLTGLLAVLYTGGQCAGGVLLLYPKLMKNWTLAKLKLYHATSGLVGYLLGSASLMLGMCSLWFTTTVTGASWYLAMLCPLVTSLVIMNQVSNAYLYRKRSQH
- the CYB561D2 gene encoding transmembrane reductase CYB561D2 isoform X1, translated to MALTAETESRLYRSLRVAAGAAAHLVALGFPVAVAVLARPGSSECRWGRGRGRGEGRMSQLTSPCASLPGLFSWHPLLMALAFSFLMTEALLIFSPETSLLRSFSRKIRVRAHWALQLLALLCALLGLAIITYNKHLNGKGHFVTWHGLTGLLAVLYTGGQCAGGVLLLYPKLMKNWTLAKLKLYHATSGLVGYLLGSASLMLGMCSLWFTTTVTGASWYLAMLCPLVTSLVIMNQVSNAYLYRKRSQH
- the TMEM115 gene encoding transmembrane protein 115, whose amino-acid sequence is MRSGAVCPRPARPSGGSERGLCRGGGGRREGPGQGPGPAGGRAGRRAGGAGQPPRGRRVPPAGPKMRRYLPVARQHFLAALAGTSVVVKSLSVAVVLLYLLSFGLDTAFWLGVTPGYLLPPNFWVWTLLTHGLVEKRAWGLVAGLATLGAAGRLLEPLWGALELLVFFAVVNISVGLLAALAYFLTYVASFDLDYLFVVRIHGGLGFLGGVLVALKQTMGDGTVLKVPQVRMKAVPMLLLLLLALLRLAALVESNVLASYGFGLLSSWVYLRFYQRHSRGRGDMSDHFAFATFFPEILQPVVGLVANLVHSMLVKVRLCRKTVKRYDVGAPSSITISLPGTDPQDAERRRQLALKALNERLKRVEDQSAWPSMEDDDEEAAAAAKASSPLLPDSGTAGKSPGQESNLISFQDAPAQL